One genomic region from Capra hircus breed San Clemente chromosome 6, ASM170441v1, whole genome shotgun sequence encodes:
- the STBD1 gene encoding starch-binding domain-containing protein 1 produces the protein MGAVWSALLVGGGLAGALFVWLLRDSGKEGNAEQRKDAPSREAAAPGGDQGGGGGGLSPGPSAKPEHLQESNGCLVSETKGPGDLPGAAWRQQSPSGEAGNPDSSRAHVPSGPFPDTESLPTSETGTSDISRHESLGSPVGERGLQKGQETPSKAVPCLAEKFPSSNLLLGRAKEVSPAQPDSQTRADHEDWEMVSRHSSWGDVGLGDGLGSPVLSSKQGKDWDRSMLVETRGQKERRQVSVRFQVHYITSAGVQFIAVTGDHESLGRWNAYIPLQCGRDGFWSRSVSLPADTVVEWKFVVVENGEVARWEECSNRFLETGREDKVVHRWWGIH, from the exons ATGGGCGCCGTCTGGTCCGCCCTGCTGGTCGGAGGGGGTCTGGCCGGAGCGCTTTTCGTTTGGCTGCTGCGGGACTCGGGAAAGGAGGGGAATGCGGAGCAGAGGAAGGACGCCCCCTCAAGGGAGGCTGCGGCTCCGGGCGGAGATCagggcggtggcggcggcggacTGAGCCCCGGACCTTCTGCCAAACCAG agcaTCTTCAAGAAAGCAACGGATGTTTGGTTTCTGAGACCAAAGGTCCCGGTGACCTGCCAGGAGCAGCATGGAGACAGCAGAGTCCTTCTGGAGAAGCTGGTAACCCTGACAGTTCAAGAGCGCATGTTCCTTCTGGCCCGTTTCCAGACACGGAATCTCTACCTACCTCTGAGACTGGTACCTCTGACATTTCAAGACACGAAAGCCTTGGATCTCCTGTGGGAGAACGGGGATTGCAAAAAGGCCAAGAGAcaccttccaaagcagttccATGTTTGGCAGAGAAGTTTCCCTCCAGCAACCTGCTCCTGGGCAGAGCGAAAGAAGTGAGCCCTGCACAGCCGGACAGTCAGACCCGGGCTGACCATGAGGACTGGGAGATGGTGTCTCGGCACTCGTCCTGGGGAGATGTTGGTCTGGGTGATGGTCTTGGGTCTCCAGTGTTAAGCTCTAAGCAGGGAAAGGACTGGGACAGAAGCATGCTGGTGGAAACAAGAGGTCAGAAAGAGCGTCGTCAAGTTAGTGTCAGGTTCCAGGTCCATTATATCACAAGTGCGGGTGTGCAGTTCATCGCCGTAACTGGAGACCACGAGAGTCTTGGGAGATGGAACGCttacatcccactccagtgcggCAGGGATGGGTTCTGGTCTCGTTCTGTGTCCCTGCCGGCAGACACGGTGGTGGAGTGGAAGTTTGTGGTGGTAGAGAATGGAGAAGTTGCTCGTTGGGAAGAATGCAGCAATAGATTCTTGGAGACTGGTCGTGAGGATAAAGTGGTTCACAGGTGGTGGGGGATTCACTGA